From one Thunnus maccoyii chromosome 6, fThuMac1.1, whole genome shotgun sequence genomic stretch:
- the wdr74 gene encoding WD repeat-containing protein 74, whose product MEDRSRLCSVWLGAETGILKGVSLSRKQAFNFCNTRHLSREQEVRALCWGDPAESELLVGSRDGTVRTFSTEKGVFTEARRCGDPEEGCFTGLATYGATLITCGDCGTLRVWREDSSEPVTELQAGKNVSRMRQNPVHRNQVATGGKETGLKIWDLDKPEQPTFTAKNLRDDWLDLRQPQWVRDMAFIPDSQKVVTCTGYHQVHVYDPSTPQRRPVMEAKFGEYPLTALSLPASGNTVVVGNTHGQIALLDLRKGLVCGALKGLAGGVRALQCHTSQPVVASCGLDRFLYIHSLEDRKVQHKVYLKSRLNCLLLASRDLEDGGTAATDAAASEEVKEEEDEVWDTMEQVEEAEEKPKRKTSEEEEEPQKKSKKKRKKGQD is encoded by the exons ATGGAGGACCGCAGCCGGCTGTGCTCCGTGTGGCTCGGGGCAGAGACCGGCATCCTGAAGGGAGTCAGTCTGTCCCGGAAACAGGCTTTTAACTTCTGCAACACGCGCCACCTGAGCCGCGAGCAGGAGGTGCGGGCGCTGTGCTGGGGGGACCCGGCGGAGAGCGAGCTGCTGGTCGGGTCCCGGGACGGAACCGTGCGGACCTTCAGCACCGAGAAAGGCGTGTTCACCGAGGCCCGGCGCTGCGGGGACCCGGAGGAGGGTTGCTTCACCGGGCTGGCGACGTACGGAGCCACGCTTATCACCTGCGGAGACTGCGGGACGCTGCGGGTGTGGCGCGAGGACAGCAGCGAGCCCGTCACAGAGCTACAAGCGGGGAAGAACGTGAGCAGAATGCGACAGAACCCGGTGCACCGGAACCAGGTCGCCACCGGAGGGAAGGAGACCGGACTGAAGATCTGGGACCTGGACAAACCCGAACAGCCTACGTTCACCGCAAAAAACCTGCGGGACGACTGGCTGGATCTACGGCAGCCGCAGTGGGTCAGAGACATGGCCTTCATCCCGGACTCACAGAAGGTGGTCACCTGCACCGGATACCACCAG GTCCACGTGTACGACCCGTCCACCCCGCAGCGGCGTCCCGTCATGGAGGCTAAGTTCGGAGAGTACCCGCTCACCGCTCTGTCCCTGCCCGCCAGCGGCAACACGGTGGTGGTGGGAAACACTCACGGTCAGATCGCCCTGCTGGACCTGAGGAAAGGTCTGGTGTGCGGCGCTCTGAAGGGGCTGGCGGGCGGCGTGCGGGCCCTGCAGTGCCACACCTCCCAGCCCGTGGTGGCGTCCTGCGGCCTGGACCGTTTCCTGTACATCCACAGCCTGGAGGACCGCAAAGTGCAGCACAAAGTCTACCTCAAGTCCCGCCTCAACTGCCTGCTGCTCGCCAGCCGAGACCTGGAGGACGGAGGGACGGCGGCGACGGATGCGGCGGCGTctgaggaggtgaaggaggaggaagacgaggtGTGGGACACCAtggagcaggtggaggaggcggaggagaagccgaaaagaaaaacatcagaggaggaagaggagccacagaagaagagcaagaagaaaaggaaaaagggacAAGACTGA